Proteins from a single region of Pseudodesulfovibrio portus:
- a CDS encoding caspase family protein, with protein MKKKWYWNKIIVFLLLCTFFQPNLAIGLDVAALYNGKSSVKLITRLNTPMHNGMLTGGGASDNLRYFVSTSADRTCKAWEVSTGKLLATFRVEMDSEVLGTLINPAITNDGDLVAAPHLSPVNGKQFVYLFSVETGRMIGSVSLPFFMSGTSFPMPFCAFSPDGEVLAFATSRTMALIDMKTLKVMKRVLLPGLIEGVHYAENGNLLAHHNKGFVVLDKDLNELFSSHDKLDLRRACFSPDGSKVAWVGGREDSLLHLVEVNNGRLKDLHIPSGLHRKRLSWGQEDTLPTIYALKYDVIQILQGQKQYTIDRLNTNDHALEAAYCLEGDNHLVVTPNGFSLIHEKSSAVYERTVPALTLYTEDYKKNVLFAVKNDGSVFFLEDVNGQGLIVDMVSDTVAVAKTAPSGFQKPIRVLNSSTVEIPGGQSRNPVINGKRVRFPLNNPATCYTIMPNGDVAFGSFFFLAGYSSDGTIKWVDITFAPTLAVVPIDEGRRIVSLSADGTVRWHDGTNGETLLASYVHPDLKRRVTWTPEGFFDHSAGGESLVGFHHNQGAGRQARFYSIERFYENLYRPDLVRARLLGKSEDGIIKARKEVGEILDMLEKGLPPEVSASCVVRDGVLNVDVSIEDGGSGVGPVSYFLNGVKVAEDAPPAVSPVKGKRYALTKQLVTAPGENVIEVRSESPLSHIESNTARVVLTNTFAAERKKTLYVLAVGIDKYAAKEFVLNNAVNDVRYFSSTISEIAHKRFADVIVETVENSQATTANVLKAISSVGGRTSPDDCFVLYLSGHGLTVDNTYYFLPSELQGFTKESVALNAISQQALNKALLSVAAQESLIILDTCQSGSFAFSSPLGLDMKAATGRLNRATGRAVLTAATASGDALEGFKGHGLFTYVLVDGLQGKADAAFEDESVSLVELGDYILNNVPTLSSEVWGVTQRPIFYHKGNDFTLTSTER; from the coding sequence ATGAAAAAAAAATGGTATTGGAATAAAATTATTGTCTTTCTTTTGCTGTGTACGTTCTTTCAACCCAATCTGGCCATTGGTTTGGATGTGGCGGCCCTTTATAACGGGAAGTCATCAGTAAAGTTGATCACCCGACTGAATACTCCCATGCATAACGGGATGCTGACCGGAGGCGGAGCGAGTGATAATTTGCGATATTTTGTGTCAACATCCGCAGACCGGACCTGCAAAGCGTGGGAGGTGAGCACGGGCAAGCTCTTAGCAACTTTCAGGGTGGAGATGGATTCTGAGGTACTCGGCACGCTCATCAACCCTGCAATAACGAACGATGGTGATCTTGTTGCCGCCCCGCATTTGTCTCCTGTCAACGGGAAGCAATTCGTCTATCTGTTTTCAGTCGAAACAGGCAGGATGATTGGCTCTGTCAGTTTGCCTTTTTTCATGTCTGGAACATCATTCCCAATGCCTTTCTGTGCATTTTCGCCCGATGGGGAAGTGCTTGCTTTTGCTACCTCCCGTACAATGGCTTTAATAGATATGAAGACGCTCAAAGTTATGAAGCGGGTGCTTCTTCCTGGCTTGATCGAGGGGGTGCATTATGCAGAAAATGGAAACCTGTTGGCGCACCATAATAAAGGGTTCGTCGTCTTGGATAAAGATCTTAACGAGTTGTTTTCCTCCCATGACAAGTTGGATCTTAGAAGGGCCTGTTTTTCCCCCGATGGAAGCAAGGTCGCGTGGGTCGGCGGGCGAGAAGACAGCCTCCTGCATCTTGTCGAAGTCAACAACGGCAGGTTGAAGGATTTGCATATTCCCAGTGGGTTGCATCGAAAACGCTTGTCGTGGGGGCAGGAAGACACATTGCCGACAATCTATGCTTTGAAGTATGACGTCATACAGATTCTTCAAGGTCAGAAGCAGTATACCATAGATCGGCTTAATACAAATGACCATGCGCTGGAGGCCGCGTATTGCCTGGAGGGTGACAACCACCTGGTCGTCACCCCGAATGGTTTCTCCCTCATCCATGAGAAGTCGTCGGCTGTTTACGAAAGAACGGTACCTGCGCTTACTTTGTATACAGAGGATTACAAGAAGAATGTGCTGTTTGCCGTTAAAAACGATGGGTCCGTTTTTTTCCTTGAGGACGTCAATGGGCAAGGCCTCATTGTTGACATGGTCAGTGACACTGTTGCTGTGGCGAAAACAGCGCCTTCCGGATTCCAGAAACCAATTCGAGTTCTGAACTCCTCCACTGTTGAAATCCCCGGGGGGCAAAGCCGTAATCCTGTGATTAACGGAAAGCGTGTGCGGTTCCCCCTCAATAACCCAGCTACATGTTATACTATTATGCCCAATGGCGATGTCGCCTTTGGATCTTTCTTTTTTCTTGCCGGCTATTCATCTGATGGGACGATCAAGTGGGTAGATATAACGTTTGCCCCAACCTTGGCAGTGGTTCCTATTGATGAGGGCAGGCGGATAGTTTCCCTTTCGGCTGATGGCACTGTCCGTTGGCATGACGGAACAAACGGGGAAACGCTGTTGGCGAGTTATGTCCACCCTGACCTTAAGCGGAGGGTGACGTGGACTCCGGAAGGTTTTTTTGATCATTCTGCAGGGGGAGAATCTCTCGTCGGGTTCCACCATAACCAAGGGGCAGGGCGACAGGCTCGATTTTACAGCATAGAACGGTTTTACGAGAACCTGTATCGTCCTGACCTGGTCCGGGCTCGGTTGTTGGGCAAGAGTGAAGACGGGATTATCAAGGCCCGTAAAGAGGTTGGAGAGATATTGGACATGCTTGAAAAGGGGCTTCCTCCGGAGGTCAGTGCGAGTTGTGTTGTTCGGGATGGCGTCTTGAACGTAGATGTGTCGATAGAGGACGGAGGGAGTGGAGTTGGGCCGGTTTCCTATTTTTTGAACGGGGTCAAGGTGGCTGAAGACGCACCTCCGGCAGTTTCGCCTGTCAAAGGCAAACGATACGCATTGACGAAACAACTGGTCACAGCCCCGGGAGAGAACGTGATTGAAGTACGAAGTGAGTCGCCTTTGAGTCACATTGAGTCGAACACGGCCCGGGTGGTCCTGACCAATACTTTTGCTGCCGAGCGAAAGAAGACGCTCTATGTGTTGGCTGTCGGTATTGATAAATACGCGGCAAAAGAGTTCGTGTTGAACAATGCCGTAAATGACGTTCGGTATTTCTCAAGTACAATAAGTGAAATCGCACATAAAAGATTTGCCGATGTCATCGTAGAAACCGTAGAGAATTCACAGGCGACTACAGCGAATGTTTTGAAGGCCATCAGTTCTGTCGGCGGAAGGACCTCGCCGGATGATTGTTTTGTCCTTTATCTGAGTGGTCACGGGTTAACAGTTGATAACACATATTATTTTCTGCCGAGTGAGCTGCAGGGATTCACTAAGGAGTCTGTTGCCCTGAATGCCATTTCGCAACAGGCACTCAACAAAGCCTTGTTGTCGGTTGCTGCGCAGGAAAGCCTGATAATCTTGGACACCTGTCAGTCCGGCTCATTCGCCTTTTCTAGCCCTCTTGGACTGGATATGAAGGCAGCAACAGGACGTTTGAACAGGGCGACAGGGCGAGCGGTTTTAACAGCAGCAACTGCTTCTGGTGATGCGTTGGAAGGATTCAAGGGGCATGGGTTGTTTACATACGTCCTTGTCGATGGCCTTCAGGGGAAAGCGGATGCCGCATTTGAGGACGAGTCCGTAAGTCTTGTGGAGTTGGGCGATTACATCTTGAACAATGTTCCGACTCTCAGTTCTGAAGTATGGGGAGTGACCCAAAGGCCCATTTTCTACCACAAGGGGAATGACTTTACGTTGACAAGTACGGAAAGATAG
- a CDS encoding VPLPA-CTERM sorting domain-containing protein translates to MKRTVSTTLFCLFLLASFAIPAQAAQFTYDFLFNGDGSWSTLNSSGRDVYTDVAVTFGFDTATSIGSDPTSKGDSFVFNLADITLKMNGRSWTELAPFRIATEVFVYMTDGVLEKMWLSFANNFGSPFRGYEQEAYLYAELFDVGSFRVSGDFRDEEWANWESTKSDEARISGILTTAPTPIPGAIWLLGSGLVGLVGLRRRMKK, encoded by the coding sequence ATGAAACGCACCGTCTCAACCACATTGTTCTGTTTATTTCTTCTCGCATCATTCGCCATCCCGGCACAGGCCGCTCAATTCACATATGACTTTCTTTTCAATGGCGATGGCAGTTGGTCCACCCTCAATAGTTCCGGAAGAGACGTATACACCGATGTGGCTGTGACTTTTGGCTTTGATACTGCCACCTCTATTGGGTCCGATCCGACCAGCAAAGGTGATTCTTTTGTTTTTAACCTGGCAGACATCACGCTCAAAATGAACGGCAGGTCATGGACTGAACTCGCCCCATTTAGAATCGCGACGGAAGTGTTCGTTTACATGACCGATGGTGTGCTAGAAAAAATGTGGCTTTCCTTCGCTAATAACTTTGGAAGCCCTTTTAGGGGGTATGAGCAGGAGGCCTATTTATATGCAGAATTATTCGATGTCGGGTCGTTCCGCGTATCCGGAGACTTTCGGGATGAGGAGTGGGCGAATTGGGAATCGACCAAAAGCGATGAAGCCCGCATCAGTGGAATCCTGACCACGGCTCCCACACCCATTCCCGGCGCTATTTGGCTGCTCGGTTCCGGGTTGGTAGGCCTTGTCGGCCTTCGTCGCAGGATGAAAAAGTAA
- a CDS encoding type II toxin-antitoxin system RelE/ParE family toxin, with amino-acid sequence MKVILAPFAVRDIEEIIQHIREQDSRDAAIHVLDNLEHTIFSLANLPNRGAPVKELSALGIKNIREIYYKPYRIIYEIESETVHVFCVADGRRDILSLLEKRILGA; translated from the coding sequence ATGAAAGTTATCCTGGCTCCCTTCGCCGTCAGGGATATTGAAGAGATCATCCAACACATCCGTGAACAAGATTCACGGGATGCAGCCATTCACGTACTCGACAACCTGGAGCACACGATATTCAGTCTCGCGAACCTGCCGAACCGTGGTGCTCCCGTAAAGGAGCTCAGTGCGTTGGGCATCAAGAACATCCGTGAGATCTATTACAAGCCCTACAGGATTATCTACGAGATCGAGAGCGAAACTGTGCACGTCTTCTGTGTTGCCGACGGGCGCAGGGACATATTGTCGCTGCTTGAGAAACGAATCCTGGGAGCATAG
- a CDS encoding type II toxin-antitoxin system Phd/YefM family antitoxin encodes MHLSDQIKPISYLKANASKMLSDIAEQQRYVITQNGEAKAVLQSVKEFERTQETLALLKLIALGKSAIAEGKGEEASAALNRMRDGL; translated from the coding sequence ATGCACCTTTCAGATCAGATAAAACCCATCAGCTACTTGAAAGCCAACGCCTCGAAAATGTTGAGTGACATTGCGGAACAGCAACGTTACGTCATCACTCAAAACGGCGAGGCCAAGGCAGTACTCCAAAGCGTAAAAGAGTTTGAAAGGACGCAGGAGACACTTGCCTTACTCAAGCTTATAGCTTTGGGAAAATCTGCTATTGCCGAGGGAAAGGGCGAAGAGGCTTCCGCTGCTTTAAACCGCATGCGTGATGGCCTGTAA
- a CDS encoding iron-sulfur cluster assembly scaffold protein: protein MPSFDDIVNELQDKINEETIEAYGQAGFERWRNPPHRGKPAKANYEGASTGKCGDTIRIFLHIEDDRVRDAGFATDGCGSSMISGSMAAELAVDKPCEALAAISGETVLEGLGGPDCLPVDDHHCAWLAANALHEAVGDYYKQTAGRAKEG, encoded by the coding sequence ATGCCCAGCTTCGATGACATCGTGAATGAGCTTCAGGACAAGATCAATGAGGAAACCATCGAGGCCTATGGTCAGGCCGGGTTCGAGCGTTGGCGCAATCCGCCGCACCGGGGAAAACCGGCCAAAGCCAATTACGAAGGCGCGTCCACCGGGAAGTGTGGCGACACCATCCGGATATTTCTGCACATAGAAGACGACAGGGTGCGTGACGCAGGGTTCGCCACCGACGGCTGCGGCTCCAGCATGATCAGCGGCTCCATGGCTGCGGAGCTGGCCGTGGACAAGCCCTGCGAAGCGCTTGCCGCCATCTCCGGGGAGACCGTCCTTGAAGGGTTGGGCGGGCCGGACTGCCTTCCCGTTGACGACCACCACTGCGCCTGGCTGGCGGCCAACGCCTTGCACGAGGCCGTGGGGGATTACTACAAACAGACCGCAGGCCGTGCGAAGGAAGGCTGA
- a CDS encoding CGGC domain-containing protein, producing the protein MSNPVKIGIVICDRYRTCAGGKCLRSMRERAGAFSIYADKEIELVGYATCNGCPGGNVEYLGDEMVKNGVDVIHLATGLIVGYPPCPYIGTFKSFLESRYGVEVVVGTHPIPEKYLDMHTKLGTWEDPEWQPVLEAAMSDEPIRKAYD; encoded by the coding sequence ATGAGCAATCCGGTCAAAATAGGCATTGTCATCTGCGATCGCTACCGGACATGCGCCGGGGGAAAATGTTTGCGGTCAATGCGGGAGCGCGCCGGCGCGTTTTCCATTTATGCGGACAAGGAAATCGAGCTAGTGGGCTATGCCACCTGCAACGGTTGTCCGGGCGGCAACGTGGAATATCTGGGCGACGAGATGGTCAAGAATGGCGTGGACGTCATTCACCTGGCCACGGGGTTGATCGTGGGATACCCGCCGTGCCCGTACATCGGGACGTTCAAATCGTTTCTGGAGAGCCGGTATGGCGTCGAGGTTGTTGTGGGCACCCACCCCATTCCGGAAAAATATCTGGACATGCACACGAAGCTCGGCACCTGGGAGGACCCGGAATGGCAGCCCGTGCTCGAAGCCGCGATGTCGGATGAGCCGATTCGCAAGGCATACGATTAG
- a CDS encoding NifB/NifX family molybdenum-iron cluster-binding protein, translating to MKIAVPSNRPGLDGQVSNRLGSAAYLVIVDSGDMSFERLDCPSGASGPGAGVAVLSLAVESGAGAVLVGHVAPHIAAALEKQGVVVATGVSGSVADAVADYLAAAEETGASGGSGTAEATPADPSGRWGEAAKKGLRQFYAMLPRLIGVILLLGLLQGFVSRETLFSLFAGVPFLDALWGGVLGSVMVGNPVNSYVIGESLLKAGVSLAGILALMMAWVTVGLIQLPVEAEALGKRFAVVRNLAGFVMAVLLSFAVGLWL from the coding sequence GTGAAAATCGCCGTTCCGAGCAACCGGCCCGGACTGGACGGACAGGTGTCCAACCGGCTCGGCTCCGCCGCGTACCTGGTGATCGTGGATTCCGGCGACATGTCCTTCGAGCGCCTGGACTGTCCCTCGGGCGCGTCCGGGCCGGGGGCCGGCGTCGCGGTGTTGTCCCTGGCCGTGGAGTCCGGGGCCGGGGCGGTGCTGGTGGGACATGTTGCCCCGCACATTGCCGCGGCGCTGGAAAAGCAGGGCGTCGTGGTGGCCACGGGTGTGTCCGGCAGCGTGGCAGATGCCGTTGCGGATTATCTTGCGGCTGCGGAGGAAACCGGGGCTTCCGGTGGCTCAGGCACGGCGGAAGCTACGCCTGCCGATCCCTCCGGCCGGTGGGGCGAGGCCGCCAAAAAGGGTTTGCGGCAATTTTACGCCATGCTGCCGCGCCTGATCGGCGTCATTCTGCTGCTGGGCCTGTTGCAGGGATTCGTGAGCCGGGAAACTCTGTTTTCGCTGTTTGCGGGCGTGCCTTTCCTGGACGCCCTGTGGGGCGGGGTGTTGGGCAGCGTGATGGTCGGCAATCCCGTCAACAGCTACGTCATCGGCGAAAGTCTGCTCAAGGCGGGCGTGAGCCTGGCCGGGATTCTGGCCTTGATGATGGCTTGGGTTACCGTGGGGCTGATCCAGCTGCCGGTGGAAGCCGAGGCGCTCGGCAAGCGTTTCGCCGTGGTCCGCAATCTGGCCGGATTCGTCATGGCCGTGTTGCTTTCCTTTGCCGTTGGACTGTGGTTGTGA
- a CDS encoding Fic family protein, which produces MNKPAKQPAKNGRDIMKPVMPYGKYLGPLKDLAQEVIMASASLEGRIAPRTAMVLGNKLCLLNSFYSNLIEGHKTFIPDIEKALANDFSENAQERYAQELCSTHVRAERALMKLVLDGDIENVSAPAFLKQIHGEFYSHLPPEHQFTHEAGGFTDIEVRPGQFRDLEVAVHLDAGTHGPNHKDLHQEIDQFSTDYDSRQVHGDERLIAMASAHHQLTWLHPFRDGNGRVCRLHSGLFMARAGINKGNLWSLSRGLSRAKTEYMMNLFSVNPAPNDTPEDLNERLADFCEFFLEVCLDQINFIKKQLRLEKIESRIEWFVSERSAKDEMPQSSSRLLRALFMQGNVKRGEVPSILNTSETTSRRTVRKLTDLGLVTSTSHRAPLTVGLPTYALAYYFPSLYIPELLGSKFIETIAKTVTGSE; this is translated from the coding sequence ATGAATAAACCAGCCAAACAACCAGCCAAAAATGGTAGGGATATCATGAAGCCGGTCATGCCCTATGGTAAATATTTAGGACCGCTCAAAGACCTCGCTCAAGAGGTCATTATGGCTTCGGCCTCTTTGGAGGGCCGGATAGCCCCTCGGACGGCCATGGTCCTTGGCAACAAACTCTGTTTGCTGAACTCGTTCTATAGCAACCTGATCGAGGGACACAAAACCTTTATCCCAGACATCGAGAAAGCTCTGGCAAATGATTTCAGCGAGAATGCTCAAGAGCGATACGCCCAGGAACTCTGCAGTACCCATGTTCGAGCTGAACGAGCTTTGATGAAACTCGTTTTGGATGGAGACATCGAAAATGTGAGTGCTCCTGCTTTTCTAAAACAAATCCACGGTGAGTTTTATTCGCACCTTCCTCCTGAGCATCAATTTACCCATGAGGCAGGAGGATTCACGGACATAGAGGTCAGACCTGGGCAATTTCGAGACCTGGAGGTTGCCGTTCATTTAGATGCTGGGACGCATGGCCCGAACCACAAGGATTTACATCAGGAGATAGATCAATTTTCCACGGATTACGACTCACGCCAAGTCCATGGCGATGAGCGCCTGATTGCCATGGCTTCCGCGCACCACCAGCTTACATGGCTCCATCCCTTCCGCGATGGGAATGGCAGGGTATGCCGCTTGCACTCCGGTTTATTCATGGCGCGGGCAGGAATCAACAAAGGCAACCTATGGTCTTTGTCCCGTGGACTTTCCAGAGCCAAGACCGAATACATGATGAACTTGTTCTCTGTTAACCCGGCTCCCAACGATACCCCTGAAGATCTCAATGAACGGCTTGCGGATTTCTGTGAATTTTTCCTTGAAGTTTGCCTCGATCAAATCAACTTCATAAAAAAGCAACTCCGACTTGAAAAAATCGAAAGCCGGATCGAATGGTTCGTGTCTGAACGCTCAGCAAAAGACGAAATGCCCCAATCTTCATCTCGTTTGTTGAGAGCCTTGTTTATGCAGGGGAACGTGAAGCGTGGCGAGGTCCCGTCCATCCTCAATACGAGCGAAACGACTTCCCGGCGAACAGTTCGAAAGCTAACGGATTTGGGCCTAGTGACATCCACAAGCCATAGGGCTCCTTTGACTGTGGGGCTCCCGACGTATGCTTTGGCCTACTATTTCCCATCATTGTACATTCCGGAATTGCTTGGCAGCAAATTTATAGAAACAATCGCCAAGACAGTAACCGGCTCTGAATAG
- a CDS encoding helix-turn-helix domain-containing protein: MINILSVDDVQVSLAKRLRRVRLDANLTQHGLAERAGVSLGSLKRFEREGEISLKSLVKLAFALRWEDDFEKLFQPREKASLDTLLEQTLPKTRQRGRKS; this comes from the coding sequence ATGATTAATATATTATCTGTTGATGACGTGCAAGTCAGTTTAGCAAAACGACTGCGCCGTGTTCGATTGGATGCCAATCTCACCCAACACGGATTGGCCGAACGTGCAGGTGTCAGCCTGGGAAGTTTGAAAAGGTTCGAGAGGGAAGGCGAAATATCCCTGAAGAGTTTAGTCAAGCTTGCCTTTGCACTGAGGTGGGAAGATGACTTTGAAAAACTATTTCAGCCAAGAGAAAAGGCTTCGCTCGACACCCTCCTTGAACAAACGCTTCCAAAAACTCGCCAGAGAGGGCGCAAATCATGA
- a CDS encoding type II toxin-antitoxin system HipA family toxin, with amino-acid sequence MSKCVNHIQLLTVYLDFNEPVRIGRLAYVNREIVFEFDKNFPVDELNISPFHLKPSLTGGIIKGPERLFEGLHGVFNDSLPDGWGRLLMDRTLSRLDIRPGQVTPLDRLAWVGSRGMGALVYKPEHPNLSEYDDNGNINLDEMAEAVKLVLEDSPEAVFKELLKVGGSPGGARPKALVGLSPDGRTMIHGEDQLDEGYEYWLVKFCGVDDSPETGLIEKAYADMAVVAGIDMPETRVFPSNNGPGYFGIKRFDRGADGRKHMHTACGLLNADFRLPSIGYEDLLKATSALTRHQEDVNQMFLRMVFNVFAHNRDDHTKNHAFLMDETGEWRLSPAYDMVFSDGPGGEHALDVGGEGRNPGIDDIRRVGKNLKLGKKVVEGAISQVRAAVDLWPSFAGGNGVSEKTIQAISSEIHKQNKG; translated from the coding sequence ATGAGCAAATGTGTAAATCATATTCAGCTGTTGACAGTTTATCTTGATTTCAATGAGCCCGTGCGAATTGGGCGTTTAGCCTATGTGAACAGAGAGATTGTCTTCGAGTTCGATAAAAATTTCCCTGTGGACGAGCTTAATATATCCCCCTTCCATTTGAAGCCTTCCTTGACTGGAGGCATCATCAAAGGCCCTGAGCGGCTCTTTGAAGGCTTACACGGTGTTTTCAACGACAGTCTGCCTGATGGTTGGGGAAGGCTCCTAATGGACCGTACGCTGAGCAGACTCGACATACGCCCTGGGCAGGTGACTCCTCTTGATAGGCTCGCATGGGTCGGCTCCAGAGGAATGGGGGCGCTCGTCTACAAGCCGGAGCACCCCAATCTGTCGGAATACGATGACAACGGCAATATCAATCTTGATGAGATGGCAGAGGCCGTCAAACTCGTCTTGGAGGATAGCCCCGAGGCTGTGTTCAAGGAGCTGCTTAAGGTCGGAGGTTCACCTGGTGGAGCACGGCCAAAAGCGCTGGTTGGACTTTCTCCTGACGGAAGGACCATGATTCATGGTGAAGATCAACTTGATGAAGGGTACGAATACTGGCTGGTCAAATTCTGCGGCGTAGACGATTCTCCCGAAACAGGGTTGATTGAAAAAGCCTATGCAGACATGGCCGTCGTCGCTGGAATCGATATGCCGGAAACACGAGTGTTCCCATCAAACAATGGTCCTGGCTATTTTGGGATCAAGCGTTTTGACCGAGGCGCTGACGGTCGCAAGCACATGCATACGGCTTGCGGGCTTCTCAACGCCGACTTCCGTTTGCCCAGTATCGGATATGAAGATTTGCTAAAAGCGACATCTGCTTTGACCCGTCACCAAGAAGATGTGAACCAGATGTTTCTTCGTATGGTTTTCAACGTATTCGCTCACAATAGGGATGATCATACCAAAAATCACGCATTCCTCATGGATGAGACTGGCGAATGGAGGCTCTCTCCTGCTTACGACATGGTCTTCTCAGATGGTCCTGGCGGTGAGCACGCATTGGATGTTGGTGGTGAAGGACGTAATCCCGGAATAGATGACATCCGCCGCGTTGGGAAAAACCTCAAATTGGGCAAGAAGGTTGTTGAAGGGGCTATATCTCAAGTGAGGGCCGCTGTAGATCTTTGGCCGAGTTTCGCAGGCGGCAACGGTGTCTCTGAGAAAACGATTCAAGCAATTTCTTCGGAGATTCATAAACAGAACAAAGGTTAA
- a CDS encoding GSU2403 family nucleotidyltransferase fold protein, which yields MTHTIYAELLDQCRATQFSTHSLPLSGSLVEVPGENDLTYYYLQKSRRVAGGKQPREFIGSSSYKKVLERVKSFTSDKAIYKSREELVSALKKNGVTAPTAKLANLLLTLHDEGVLARSVLVGTLAFQAYGPMLGVKFGQSAFYTQDVDLAKADSVELAMPEKPIEKELLDVLKEFDETFDGIMGFDRKQPPVSYMNKDGLRVDVLFSFSGPERKKPIRASKIQSHAHPQRYLEFLVEAPTEAVLLIGGGLMCHIPAPARFALHKLIVSEKRNSSEAARAYKDREQASCLIELLIEEDPESLEEAYENLKARGPKWRTNFRKGLEKTKREDFLEFFQE from the coding sequence ATGACCCATACAATCTATGCCGAACTACTTGACCAATGCCGGGCAACTCAGTTTAGCACGCACTCTTTGCCCCTGAGCGGCAGCCTGGTGGAAGTGCCGGGAGAGAACGATCTCACATATTATTATCTGCAGAAGAGCCGGCGTGTGGCCGGAGGCAAGCAGCCCCGCGAGTTCATAGGCTCATCTTCATACAAGAAGGTCCTTGAACGGGTGAAATCGTTTACGAGTGACAAGGCCATCTATAAAAGCCGGGAAGAGTTGGTGAGCGCCCTCAAGAAAAATGGGGTGACAGCTCCGACCGCAAAACTGGCGAATCTCCTGCTGACATTGCACGACGAAGGGGTGCTTGCCCGGTCGGTTCTCGTGGGTACTCTGGCGTTTCAGGCCTACGGACCTATGCTTGGTGTGAAGTTTGGCCAGTCAGCTTTTTATACGCAGGATGTCGATCTGGCCAAGGCCGATTCCGTAGAGCTTGCCATGCCAGAAAAACCCATTGAGAAAGAGTTGCTGGACGTCCTCAAGGAGTTTGATGAGACTTTTGATGGTATCATGGGGTTCGATCGCAAGCAGCCACCAGTGTCGTACATGAACAAAGACGGGTTGCGCGTGGATGTTCTGTTCTCATTCTCCGGTCCGGAAAGAAAGAAGCCCATTCGAGCTTCAAAGATTCAGAGCCATGCACATCCTCAACGGTATCTGGAATTTCTTGTCGAAGCTCCCACTGAGGCCGTCCTGCTCATAGGTGGTGGGCTCATGTGTCATATCCCGGCCCCAGCACGTTTTGCTCTCCATAAGCTGATCGTGTCCGAAAAGCGAAATTCCAGTGAAGCGGCCAGGGCGTACAAGGATCGTGAGCAAGCAAGCTGCCTGATTGAATTGCTCATTGAGGAAGACCCGGAGTCCCTGGAAGAAGCCTATGAGAATTTGAAGGCGCGTGGACCGAAGTGGAGAACCAACTTCCGGAAGGGGTTGGAGAAGACCAAGAGGGAAGATTTCCTGGAGTTTTTCCAAGAGTAG
- a CDS encoding VPLPA-CTERM sorting domain-containing protein codes for MSIFRSIFFIAIAVLTIGATGASAAVITNWESGDAARTLQSQFLSAHTTQTETFESFDHLDTPSMKIAFGTITGGGYVSDNTGLQFSSGEYAANGTKFFSNGTTDSMSGKHDFTVNLNTPQHALGFFAMDWQDIGGKVSLSLGEQLSQSIDIFTLVGKHDSGTLIYFTLLSDIAFDSITFHKSGGDGYAIDDLSVAATPIPGAAWILGSGLIGLVGLRRKYHSA; via the coding sequence GTGTCTATATTTCGGAGTATATTTTTCATCGCAATTGCTGTTCTTACGATCGGAGCAACAGGCGCATCTGCTGCTGTCATCACGAATTGGGAGTCAGGCGACGCTGCACGCACTCTGCAGTCGCAATTTCTGTCCGCCCATACCACCCAAACCGAAACTTTTGAAAGTTTTGACCACCTGGACACGCCGTCCATGAAGATCGCTTTCGGAACCATCACCGGTGGCGGCTATGTTTCAGACAACACTGGACTTCAGTTCTCGTCTGGAGAATACGCAGCCAATGGTACCAAGTTCTTCAGCAACGGCACCACCGACAGCATGAGTGGCAAGCACGACTTTACCGTCAATCTGAATACACCGCAGCACGCCTTGGGCTTCTTCGCGATGGATTGGCAGGATATCGGCGGAAAGGTTAGCTTATCCCTTGGAGAACAACTCTCTCAATCCATCGACATCTTCACTTTAGTCGGGAAACACGACAGCGGAACGCTGATCTACTTCACTCTGCTTTCGGACATCGCCTTTGATTCGATCACATTCCACAAAAGCGGTGGAGACGGATACGCCATTGACGACTTGTCCGTGGCCGCCACTCCCATCCCCGGCGCAGCTTGGATTCTTGGCTCGGGCTTGATCGGCCTTGTAGGCCTCAGAAGGAAATATCACTCCGCATAG